CCAGATCCAACAAAAATAAGATTTTTAGATTGTTCCCAATTTTGCGGGGAAGCATAGGCAACGGGTACGCCAATTACCATCACAAAAGACAGAAATACTAATGCACCCAGCGCGAGTTGAAATAAAATAGTCATTTTCTTAATTCTCCCAAGACAGCAATTTATTAAACCTAAATTAAAAACAGGGGACAAGTGTACTAATTATTTTACATTTTATCAGTCAAGTCCCCAGATTTGGATGGTGTGAGGGTTATCGCTCTTAAAATTTACCCCTATCCTCCCATCTAAAATTTAGTGTAATTGGATCATTTTCGGCTGTTCAAACAAATGAACGGTATCGACAAAGCGTGCTGTCATCGACTGACTCGACACAACTAAAGATTGCGTCCGCGCACCACCGTGGAAGAAACGGACCCCTTCCATTAACGTACCGGGGGTAATCCCACAAGCAGCGAATAGAACCGTTTCTCCCCGTGCTAAGTCTTCAGCATCGTAAACCGCATCGGGATCATTAATTCCCATTGATTTGAGACGTTCGAGGTTGCTTTCTTTGCTTTCGCCAATTAAGCCCGTTTTGACGATATCTGGATCATAAATCAGTTGTCCTTGGAAATGACCGCCTAAGCAACGCATGGCAGCAGCAGAAATCACCCCTTCCGGTGCAGCGCCAATTCCCATCAAGGCATGAATGTTGGTCCCGACAAAAGCACAAGAGAGGGCTGCGGAAACGTCGCCATCCCCAATCAGACGGACTCTGGCACCTGCTTCCCGAATCTCTTTAATTAAACTTTCGTGGCGAGAGCGATCCATCACGACGACTACAAGTTCTTCCACAGATCGGTCAAGGCATTCTCCAATGATTTTGAGGTTTTCCGTTGCTGATTTGCGAATATCCACATGACCGCGTGCTGCTGGCGGGGCAGCGAGTTTTTTCATATAAAAGTCAGGGGCAGCAAACAGTCCGCCTTTTTCGGAAATGGCTAAAACCGCCATTGAGCCATTTTGACCTTTGGCGACAAGATTGGTTCCTTCGCAAGGGTCAACGGCAATATCAATTTCAATTAATTCATCAGGGTTACAGAAGTTTTTGGCATCGGGGCGCGTACAAATCCCCACTTCTTCACCAATGTAGAGCATGGGGGCGTCATCTCTTTCCCCTTCACCAATGACAATGCGACCCCGCATATTAATTTCGTTCATGCGTTCGCGCATGGCTTCAACAGCGAGATGATCTGCTTCATCTTTCAGTCCTTTCCCCATTAAACGGGATGAAGCGATCGCGGCTTGCTCGACCACTTCAATAATTTCTAAACCGAGTGTTTTTTCTAACAATGTTTTTCTCCCGTGCGTGCTAAAGCTGCGGTCTTGGTTCCTTCGTTTTTGAGTCTATCAGAAGTGGGGATCGCCGAAAAGTCTTAGTTCCCTTGCACCACTTGCTTAAATGTAGTCAGGCTCTCTAACCCGATTAATCCCCGTCGATAGCCTTTTTGATTGGACATCCCTAGAAAAATACTATCGCCATTAGCCGCATAGCGGAAGAAGCGCGGGGAGGCATTGATATAAACGAGGGCGCTATCAATGGTTTGGGCGAATTGACGGGTTTCCTGATACGATTGGCTAATGATACAGTCAGCGTGACCACTACTATGGCGGTTAATCCAGGTGATTGCCTGACTAACATTGTCCACCCAACGAAAGGCAACGATTTTGTCAATATAACTTTCTGACCACTCCTGTTCTTGCACTGGCGTCAAATATTGACCGTATTCTTCCAGTAGACTGGCTTCTCCTCGCAGGATAAATCCTTTTTCTTGCAAGCCATGAAAGAGATTAATCAAAATCGAGGCTTTGATGTTGCGATTAATTAAAACCTTTTCAATGGCATTAACTGGATCCGGTTCGCTAGCGTGACTATCGATAATAATGTCTTTCACTTTCTCGGCACTGCCACTGCTTGACCAATACAGATAACAATTGCCAATGGCAGTCCGTAAAATCGGGACATTAGCCGTTCTTGCTGTTTGTTGGACTAAGCTGGGGCGACCATAAGGAATAACTAACTTGGTATAGGGTTCTTGCTGTACTAACTCTTGTATGGAACAGCCTTGATCGGAGGGGAGGAGTTGAATCGTGTGAGGGGGAAGTTCTGTATCTTCTAAGGCTTGGTTGAGCGCATTTACAATTGCTTCGTTGGAATGACTGGCTTCGCTTCCCCCGCGTAAGACTAGGCTATTGCCCGTTTTGACACATAATCCCGCTGCGATCGCGCTGAGTTCGGGAAAGGCTTCATAAATCAGGGTAATCACACCCAAGGGCATGCGTTGGCAATAGGTTTGTGCCGGATCAAGGGGATAAGGGGCGTGGCTGACTTTTTGAATCGGATCCGCGATCGTCCCCAACCGCTCTAAAATTTTAATCGCGGTTTCGAGTCGTTGAGGAGTTAACTTGAGCCATTCCAAAATTAATGTCGGAATTGCCATTTCCCGACAAGTTTCTAAATCGAGAGTATTGGCTTCTAAAATTTCGTCAA
The DNA window shown above is from Cyanobacteria bacterium GSL.Bin1 and carries:
- the glpX gene encoding class II fructose-bisphosphatase gives rise to the protein MLEKTLGLEIIEVVEQAAIASSRLMGKGLKDEADHLAVEAMRERMNEINMRGRIVIGEGERDDAPMLYIGEEVGICTRPDAKNFCNPDELIEIDIAVDPCEGTNLVAKGQNGSMAVLAISEKGGLFAAPDFYMKKLAAPPAARGHVDIRKSATENLKIIGECLDRSVEELVVVVMDRSRHESLIKEIREAGARVRLIGDGDVSAALSCAFVGTNIHALMGIGAAPEGVISAAAMRCLGGHFQGQLIYDPDIVKTGLIGESKESNLERLKSMGINDPDAVYDAEDLARGETVLFAACGITPGTLMEGVRFFHGGARTQSLVVSSQSMTARFVDTVHLFEQPKMIQLH
- a CDS encoding glutamate-5-semialdehyde dehydrogenase: MKPDDNDRNSNLIEIVVKQSHQASEQLATTQGSQRSQAVEAMAHALQETFDEILEANTLDLETCREMAIPTLILEWLKLTPQRLETAIKILERLGTIADPIQKVSHAPYPLDPAQTYCQRMPLGVITLIYEAFPELSAIAAGLCVKTGNSLVLRGGSEASHSNEAIVNALNQALEDTELPPHTIQLLPSDQGCSIQELVQQEPYTKLVIPYGRPSLVQQTARTANVPILRTAIGNCYLYWSSSGSAEKVKDIIIDSHASEPDPVNAIEKVLINRNIKASILINLFHGLQEKGFILRGEASLLEEYGQYLTPVQEQEWSESYIDKIVAFRWVDNVSQAITWINRHSSGHADCIISQSYQETRQFAQTIDSALVYINASPRFFRYAANGDSIFLGMSNQKGYRRGLIGLESLTTFKQVVQGN
- the psbZ gene encoding photosystem II reaction center protein PsbZ, which translates into the protein MTILFQLALGALVFLSFVMVIGVPVAYASPQNWEQSKNLIFVGSGAWVILVVAVGILNFFVV